The following proteins are co-located in the Pochonia chlamydosporia 170 chromosome 6, whole genome shotgun sequence genome:
- a CDS encoding membrane-associating domain-containing protein: MTAPPALGALGMTFTAMRALQAVALITIIGLTSNFISEMVTASYVPPSALVGTLVVACITAVYTVITYILYWDSMLPLLISTGADGLCLIATIVVACVVGKPVSYLSCPSLPDKGNTANFIHSLFLNLSRKDYFEWADPDKATCFEIKAVWGLSISLCVLYFMSAVTSACLWKRIKGGSRPPPKDFE; the protein is encoded by the exons ATGACTGCTCCTCCTGCTCTGGGTGCCTTGGGCATGACTTTTACAGCTATGCGGGCCCTGCAGGCTGTTGCGCTGATCACCATCATTGGATTGACTTCCAATTTCATTTCGGAAATGGTTACTGCTAGTTATGTGCCGCCGTCGGCATTGGTCGGCACTCTTGTTGTT GCTTGCATCACTGCCGTTTACACCGTCATCACGTACATTCTCTACTGGGACTCCATGCTCCCTCTTTTGATCTCCACCGGTGCCGATGGCCTCTGTCTCATTGCCACCATCGTGGTAGCTTGTGTGGTCGGCAAGCCCGTCAGCTACCTCTCTTGCCCCTCGCTCCCTGACAAGGGCAACACGGCCAACTTCATTCATTCTCTTTTCCTCAACCTCTCGCGCAAGGATTACTTTGAGTGGGCTGATCCAGACAAGGCAACCTGCTTCGAAATCAAGGCCGTCTGGGGCCTCAGCATCAGCCTCTGCGTCCTGTACTTTATGTCCGCCGTCACGTCGGCCTGCCTCTGGAAGCGCATCAAGGGCGGCAGCCGCCCTCCTCCCAAGGATTTCGAATGA
- a CDS encoding C6 transcription factor (similar to Cordyceps militaris CM01 XP_006665346.1) has protein sequence MSLFRQLMSNSKTRSSGGCWTCRVRRKKCAENRPECDTCKALEITCYFQDEKPDWMDGGPKQRAMADKIKAEVKKQASQRRDRKYLEMLEAGTKMVSISDKDDSSANGRLGKDPMSGASDTDPSLRGHGTGSSPESSNTNGTSPPEAPWHSQVFVRQEDNDNAPDTDLHFLMIYLDYVFPYLFPHYRPPVLAGGRGWILDVLQSNRSVYHTAVSLASSFFAIVLANGEKEHEQCTMRMVHRLESQLELGLKELSKEMCYINASRTGFDKQKGLIVMQSIIQMLFFEVATSKKENWRMHLDAAIALFVQILPKADDWRVTLHGLYSPKWPPPEIGMRRPWSTNQAALRFFTATLLYIDVLSSVTLASAPRLHQYHDVIIPACEEFHRSIEPVPAGPLSMNEFFGLPNWIIQLLGNVAALESWKRVQKQMGSLSANELVSRGKVLSDGIKTGVDILENHPELRSPTQGVFPLLVADPVTGSHAEEQPRFQMIWLLATLSYLNVVVSGWQPSSPEIRWSVSKATVLLSSLPKGTWLRALAWPMCVCGCLSPPEDEDKYRQIAQRLGALQIFGTVKEAMEVMEKVWFMRGQIDESWDVARCMNILGHGILLI, from the coding sequence ATGTCGCTCTTTCGGCAACTCATGTCCAACAGCAAGACCCGCTCATCGGGGGGATGTTGGACATGCAGAGTGAGACGCAAGAAGTGTGCAGAGAATCGCCCAGAGTGTGATACCTGCAAAGCTCTTGAAATCACATGCTATTTCCAGGATGAAAAACCagattggatggatggaggacCCAAGCAGAGGGCGATGGCTGATAAGATCAAGGCTGAAGTGAAGAAACAGGCCAGCCAGAGGAGAGACCGCAAATAtctggagatgttggaagCAGGGACTAAGATGGTGAGCATAAGCGACAAGGACGATTCTTCAGCAAACGGCCGTCTTGGGAAGGAccccatgtctggtgcttcagaTACAGACCCGTCTCTTCGTGGCCACGGGACAGGCTCATCACCCGAATCAAGCAACACAAATGGCACCTCTCCTCCAGAGGCTCCGTGGCACAGTCAAGTTTTTGTGCGTCAAGAGGATAACGACAATGCTCCGGATACCGACCTGCACTTTTTAATGATATATCTCGACTACGTCTTCCCCTATCTATTTCCACATTACCGACCACCTGTTCTGGCTGGCGGTCGTGGTTGGATCTTGGATGTTTTGCAAAGTAACAGATCTGTCTACCACACTGCAGTCTCTCTGGCAAGCtccttctttgccattgtttTGGCAAATGGTGAAAAGGAGCATGAGCAATGTACGATGCGAATGGTGCACCGACTTGAAAGCCAGCTCGAATTGGGACTCAAAGAGCTGTCCAAAGAGATGTGCTATATCAACGCCAGCAGGACCGGCTTTGACAAGCAGAAGGGCCTTATAGTGATGCAAAGTATCATTCAGATGCTCTTTTTCGAGGTCGCAACATCAAAGAAGGAGAATTGGCGAATGCATCTTGACGCTGCGATTGCTTTGTTCGTGCAGATTCTGCCCAAGGCGGATGACTGGAGAGTAACACTGCACGGCTTGTACAGCCCAAAATGGCCACCGCCTGAAATTGGCATGAGACGACCGTGGAGCACTAACCAAGcagccttgcgcttcttcaCAGCAACCCTCCTCTACATTGATGTTTTGTCAAGTGTGACACTTGCGAGCGCACCGAGATTGCACCAATATCACGACGTCATCATTCCCGCGTGCGAAGAATTCCACAGAAGTATCGAACCCGTCCCTGCTGGACCGTTAAGCATGAATGAGTTCTTTGGATTGCCTAATTGGATAATCCAACTTCTCGGCAACGTGGCCGCGTTGGAATCTTGGAAACGTGTCCAGAAACAAATGGGTTCCTTGTCAGCCAACGAGCTGGTGTCGCGGGGAAAGGTCCTTTCTGATGGAATTAAGACTGGCGTTGACATTCTGGAGAATCACCCAGAATTGCGAAGCCCAACCCAAGGAGTGTTCCCTCTACTGGTGGCGGATCCCGTGACGGGATCTCACGCAGAGGAACAACCAAGGTTCCAGATGATTTGGCTACTCGCAACGCTGAGTTACCTGAATGTGGTCGTGTCTGGATGGCAGCCATCGAGCCCTGAAATTCGCTGGTCCGTTTCAAAAGCGACAGTATTGCTAAGCTCGCTCCCAAAGGGAACTTGGTTACGAGCCTTGGCGTGGCCAATGTGCGTTTGTGGTTGTCTTTCACCACCAGAGGATGAAGACAAGTACCGTCAAATAGCACAACGACTTGGTGCTCTGCAAATATTTGGTACGGTGAAGGAGGCTATGGAGGTCATGGAGAAGGTGTGGTTTATGCGTGGGCAGATTGACGAGTCTTGGGATGTGGCACGCTGCATGAATATCTTGGGCCACGGCATCTTGTTGATCTGA
- a CDS encoding fungal specific transcription factor (similar to Cordyceps militaris CM01 XP_006668050.1), with protein MSFQSADLGFNSRSHDEPILAPMKSADPVVTVETSYHTRMKRHSASEPRFHRRTQTLQLHKQHIRPCMNACRHSMEDDNGTESPTEPGPPRYIRSRIANACDGCKARKVKCDGKLPCGYCAGRQRPQTCHYSPQRRRRPASRQVSKNVDNGVETRMPRNRSIGAENAPTTRTSASNARVADSGHGTTNGAVEPSAEDDTEVPREARLLCDAQGKLIFIGDCAPLSFFQSVRQLVTSRVGQHAFAPESSRYSVLENAPAGFSTRERASNGIGSPPDVRNLDFEAVVTNYLVATTSLADLFDNSKLLNDLLLWVNHEQRLDDLTSVVNYLVLAIGSLKDNEPLSQECFAYAQSKAFATLSSNLSVGTVQAFILITMYMLCTCQINGAFLFFGIAARAAYSIGIHRTEVNARFGPDAHRQRDRLWKRVRTVDLFLSISMGRPPSTSDVDCTVPFRNVDANGDETLDLLNASLQVLLITERIVVEIYSRRKISLQLTEGISHQLRDWSGRWLQQLKEVIARTDLRSVAEISGACQVLSSYYYAVMLVSRPFLMYELVRRLSDNPSLAGRSSMTSGKSKLADACIDAASLMVDPILDLINRGVLNGRAPLSWLFASSLVLGVGLLGGFGRILEKYCRMSIQALDHFAKTDSHATQYSLIAQSLLMTALEHLERRELQERLRRTENSSQLFGLMPSEPRTTPGGSTPGRDISQHTGRSPLPATFREREPLDRSFLQHQGVQGAPSPRLAEIDSAFLGLTESLMQTPDNNYWNGNVGSDADAGSALNLFPLLEAGGGIDLAHYF; from the exons ATGTCTTTTCAATCAGCCGACCTGGGTTTTAATTCACGGAGCCATGATGAACCGATCCTTGCGCCGATGAAGTCCGCTGACCCGGTCGTGACGGTGGAAACTTCTTACCACACACGGATGAAGAGACACAGTGCTTCCGAGCCGCGCTTCCACCGTCGCACACAAACTCTCCAACTCCACAAACAGCACATCCGACCATGCATGAATGCGTGCCGCCATTCAATGGAGGACGATAACGGAACAGAGTCGCCCACAGAGCCTGGGCCGCCCCGATACATCCGCAGTCGCATCGCGAATGCGTGCGATGGATGCAAAGCGCGTAAAGTCAAATGTGACGGCAAATTACCTTGTGGTTATTGCGCAGGGAGACAGCGGCCTCAGACATGTCATTACTCACCACAACGGCGGCGAAGGCCAGCAAGTAGGCAGGTGTCAAAGAATGTGGACAACGGTGTGGAAACGAGAATGCCGAGAAATCGGTCAATCGGCGCGGAAAACGCACCGACAACAAGGACGAGTGCCTCCAATGCTCGAGTAGCGGACAGTGGACATGGAACTACTAATGGTGCAGTCGAACCATCGGCGGAAGATGACACAGAGGTTCCACGAGAAGCGCGGTTATTGTGCGATGCGCAAGGAAAGCTGATATTTATTGGGGACTGCGCCCCCTTGTCCTTTTTCCAGTCCGTTCGACAATTGGTGACGAGTCGTGTTGGACAGCATGCTTTTGCTCCTGAAAGCAGTCGATACTCGGTTTTGGAGAATGCGCCTGCTGGGTTTTCGACTAGAGAAAGAGCCAGTAATGGCATTGGAAGCCCTCCGGATGTGAGGAACCTTGATTTTGAGGCGGTTGTGACGAACTACCTCGTGGCCACGACAAGTTTAGCGGATCTGTTTGACAACTCGAAGCTGCTCAATGATTTGCTTCTGTGGGTGAATCATGAACAAAGATTGGATGATCTAACTTCGGTTGTCAATTACCTCGTTCTGGCTATCGGCAGCTTAAAGGATAATGAGCCGCTGTCCCAGGAATGCTTTGCATATGCCCAAAGTAAAGCATTTGCTACGTTAAGTAGCAATCTCAGTGTCGGAACGGTCCAAGCGTTTATTCTTATTACCATGTACATGCTTTGTACTTGCCAAATAAACGGAGCGTTTTTATTTTTCGGAATAGCTGCCCGGGCGGCGTACTCGATTGGCATTCATCGGACAGAAGTAAATGCTCGATTTGGCCCCGATGCTCACCGCCAACGGGATCGACTGTGGAAGAGGGTACGAACTGTGGACTTATTTCTCAGCATATCGATGGGCCGCCCGCCGTCTACTTCGGACGTTGATTGCACTGTGCCGTTTCGGAATGTCGATGCTAACGGAGACGAGACTCTCGATCTATTAAACGCATCTTTGCAGGTCCTCCTTATCACAGAGAGaattgtggttgagatttATTCGAGACGAAAGATTTCGCTACAGCTTACGGAAGGCATATCGCATCAATTACGAGACTGGTCAGGGCGCTGGCTGCAGCAGTTGAAGGAAGTTATCGCTCGGACTGACCTGAGAAGCGTGGCCGAAATCAGCGGTGCTTGCCAAGTTTTGTCGTCGTACTACTATGCTGTCATGCTGGTTTCAAGACCATTTCTCATGTATGAGCTTGTTCGGAGATTGTCTGACAATCCATCCCTGGCGGGAAGGTCATCTATGACGTCTGGTAAGTCGAAGCTTGCGGATGCATGTATCGATGCGGCGAGTTTAATGGTTGATCCTATATTGGATCTAATCAACCGAGGGGTATTAAACGGTAGAGCGCCGTT AAGTTGGTTATTCGCCTCTTCTCTGGTTCTGGGTGTCGGTCTACTGGGAGGTTTTGGGCGCATATTAGAAAAGTATTGTCGCATGTCCATCCAGGCCCTCGACCATTTTGCGAAAACCGACAGCCACGCCACGCAGTATTCACTCATTGCTCAATCTCTTCTCATGACGGCCCTGGAGCATCTTGAGCGACGGGAACTACAAGAACGGCTACGAAGGACAGAAAACTCGAGCCAGCTATTCGGCTTGATGCCATCAGAGCCACGCACAACGCCTGGAGGTTCTACGCCTGGTAGGGATATCTCTCAGCACACAGGCCGAAGTCCTTTGCCGGCCACATTCAGAGAACGGGAGCCGCTGGATCGGTCGTTTTTGCAGCATCAGGGGGTACAAGGAGCTCCGTCTCCGAGATTGGCCGAGATTGATTCGGCCTTTTTAGGATTGACAGAGTCGTTGATGCAGACGCCGGATAACAATTATTGGAATGGGAATGTGGGAAGCGATGCGGATGCAGGTTCGGCATTAAACCTGTTTCCGCTGCTGGAGGCTGGGGGAGGGATCGATTTGGCGCATTATTTCTGA
- a CDS encoding membrane transporter (similar to Beauveria bassiana ARSEF 2860 XP_008593602.1): MASKFSLYRPFTQNFVVGCILLCLPGIYTALTGLGAGGGQPSSADVANKTNAILYGLFALVGLFGGTILNILRPKLSLMIGSLGYPCYVGGLWYYDRTGNAWFALLSGAILGLTAGFLWTAAAYVQFSYAQEKDKGLYISIQWILKSIGAMIGSSVSLSLSIDQKKPVGVSTPVYITFIVIHSSAIFIALFFIVNPKKVVREDGTHIAIFKPAKFWPELKGTVAVMCDYKYLLTAPAQLVCEMALALVSSVNSKYFNLRTRSVNNFAYQATQVFVPAILVLILDGKYVQSRRTRGLIGISIMGTIAVGASTGLIGWLRVNKVDSLTKPAGADWTDPQWPGLFACYVLFAAIYSGYQMCTEYTLSATTNDPGILARVAGMFKFYSALGMMISFIMAGEGVSFLGQVTLQLVLYILGIAGIVWALVYHVKDSLYFSEDNVIVPVAVEEQKKGLESENAHCAEDVSLDEIDVPGRRL, translated from the exons atggcatcaaaatTCAGTTTATACAGGCCATTTACACAAAACTTCGTAGTAGGATG CATCTTATTATGCCTACCAGGCATTTACACCGCGCTCACCGGCCTCGGCGCCGGCGGCGGACAGCCATCCTCAGCAGACGTAGCTAACAAGACCAATGCCATCCTGTACGGCCTATTCGCCTTAGTCGGCCTCTTTGGCGgcaccattctcaacatcCTGCGCCCAAAGCTAAGTCTCATGATTGGCTCCTTGGGCTATCCCTGCTATGTCGGAGGGCTGTGGTACTACGATCGAACTGGAAATGCGTGGTTCGCACTCCTCTCAGGCGCGATACTAGGATTGACCGCTGGCTTTCTATGGACTGCTGCTGCATACGTACAGTTCAGCTATGCTCAAGAGAAAGACAAGGGATTG TACATCAGCATACAATGGATTCTCAAAAGTATAGGCGCCATGATAGGAAGCTCTGTCTCACTTAGCCTCTCCATCGACCAGAAAAAACCAGTCGGTGTATCAACACCCGTATACATCACCTTTATCGTCATCCACTCAAGCGCCATCTTCATCGcactcttcttcatcgtcaacccTAAGAAAGTCGTTCGGGAGGATGGAACACATattgccatcttcaaaccCGCCAAGTTCTGGCCTGAGTTAAAGGGCACCGTAGCCGTCATGTGCGACTACAAGTATCTCCTCACAGCGCCAGCCCAACTCGTCTGCGAGATGGCACTCGCCCTCGTGAGCAGCGTAAATT CCAAATACTTCAACCTGCGCACACGCTCCGTCAACAACTTCGCCTATCAAGCCACACAGGTCTTCGTCCCCGCCATCCTGGTCCTCATCCTCGACGGCAAATACGTCCAGTCACGTAGAACAAGAGGTCTCATCGGCATCTCAATAATGGGCACCATTGCCGTTGGAGCAAGTACCGGGCTCATCGGCTGGCTGCGAGTAAACAAGGTCGACTCGCTGACGAAACCAGCTGGAGCAGATTGGACTGATCCTCAGTGGCCGGGACTGTTTGCATGCTACGTTCTCTTTGCGGCGATTTACTCTGGGTATCAGATGTGCACCGAGTACACGCTTTCTGCTACGACGAATGATCCTGGGATATTGGCACGCGTGGCCGGCATGTTTAAGTTTTATTCGGCGCTTGGTATGATGATTtcattcatcatggccggTGAGGGTGTCAGCTTTTTGGGCCAGGTTACGCTGCAGCTTGT GCTGTACATCTTGGGTATTGCTGGGATTGTCTGGGCTTTGGTTTATCACGTAAAGGATAGTCTCTACTTTTCCGAGGACAATGTTATTGTGCCTGTCGCagtggaggagcagaagaagggtTTGGAGTCAGAAAATGCGCATTGCGCAGAGGACGTGTCGCTCGACGAGATTGACGTACCTGGTCGTAGATTGTGA
- a CDS encoding amidase (similar to Talaromyces stipitatus ATCC 10500 XP_002481430.1), giving the protein MSWQEAAKAAQQSVIVSIPAKWRIAPEILAAKPINVSKVIEENKLLNAKQLEITSKDGTEILENIQKGAWTATEVADAFCARAALAHQLTNCLISFFPDEALAQAAQLDKTFKETGKLVGPLHGLPISIKDTYHVKGKASTLGYVTLKDNVVDDDAVVVQLLREAGAVIHCKTTMPQAGMALETASNLWGVTLNPFNTNFGAGGSSGGDGALIAMRGAVTAPMTDIGGSIRSPAAFNGLYAIRPTADRMPKTGMHSWNPSQMSIRVSCGPGTHTMRDLKKMTPVLNGANAAFDISCAPVPWRDVPPSKEKLTIGLLAYDEVVMPHPPVIRALKETVEKLEAAGHEVIEFKLPFSSWEIKQRTFNLYFQTGCAEQKALMKETDEPMLPVFKHYLDTFNVRPLAATECLKLNRELVANKLLFRDAWDKTAQSTTSRKPIDALLCPVAPSLSIPHDFPIWWGYTSLFNYLDYPSTVLPCRKMKVDPVLDAKDPVFKPNEGFADFDKLNWDMYDVEKFADSPITIQLVARPFKDEELLNMSEVVDGVINA; this is encoded by the exons ATGAGTTGGCAAGAAGCTGCAAAGGCTGCCCAGCAGTCTGTCATTGTCTCCATCCCCGCAAAATGGAGAATTGCCCCGGAAATCTTGGCCGCAAAACCAATCAATGTCAGCAAAGTCATTGAAGAAAACAAGCTTCTCAATGCGAAACAACTCGAGATTACGTCCAAGGATGGCACTGAAATTTTGGAAAATATCCAAAAAGGAGCTTGGACCGCCACTGAGGTAGCGGATGCGTTTTGTGCGAGGGCTGCTCTTGCGCACCAGTTG ACAAATTGCCTTATTAGTTTCTTTCCAGATGAAGCACTTGCGCAAGCTGCTCAACTCGACAAGACTTTTAAAGAGACTGGTAAACTCGTCGGGCCGCTGCATGGGCTGCCCATTTCCATCAAG GATACGTATCATGTAAAAGGAAAGGCATCTACACTTGGATACGTGACACTCAAGGACAACGTTGTGGACGATGATGCAGTCGTGGTGCAGTTGCTCCGTGAAGCTGGCG CCGTCATTCATTGCAAAACAACAATGCCCCAAGCCGGCATGGCCCTTGAAACAGCGAGCAACCTCTGGGGTGTAACACTGAACCCTTTCAACACCAATTTCGGCGCCGGCGGCTCATCCGGAGGTGACGGAGCTCTCATCGCCATGAGAGGCGCTGTGACAGCACCCATGACAGATATTGGGGGCAGTATTCGCTCCCCGGCTGCGTTTAACGGGCTCTATGCTATCCGCCCTACGGCTGATCGCATGCCCAAGACGGGAATGCACAGCTGGAACCCGTCTCAGATGTCTATCCGGGTGTCGTGCGGTCCGGGAACTCACACCATGCGTgacttgaagaagatgactcCGGTGTTGAACGGTGCCAATGCGGCGTTTGATATAAGTTGTGCGCCAGTACCGTGGCGAGATGTTCCCCCATCCAAGGAAAAGTTGACCATTGGGCTGTTGGCATATGACGAGGTAGTTATGCCTCATCCCCCGGTGATAAGGGCGTTGAAGGAAACtgttgagaagctggaagcGGCAGGTCATGAAG TCATTGAGTTTAAGCTACCATTCTCGTCATGGGAGATCAAGCAGAGGACT TTCAATTTATACTTCCAAACCGGCTGCGCAGAGCAAAAGGCTCTTATGAAAGAAACCGATGAGCCCATGCTGCCCGTATTCAAGCACTACCTCGATACCTTCAACGTCCGCCCCCTAGCCGCAACAGAATGCCTCAAA CTGAACCGTGAACTTGTCGCCAACAAGCTCCTCTTCCGCGACGCATGGGACAAGACCGCCCAGTCCACCACCTCAAGGAAGCCTATTGACGCTCTGCTATGTCCCGTCGCGCCGTCTCTCAGCATTCCGCATGACTTTCCGATTTGGTGGGGATACACTAGTTTGTTCAATTACCTGGATTACCCATCTACTGTGCTGCCGTGCCGAAAGATGAAGGTTGATCCTGTTTTGGATGCGAAGGATCCTGTATTCAAGCCTAACGAGGGTTTTGCAGACTTTGATAAGTTGAATTGGGACATGT ATGACGTTGAAAAGTTTGCAGACTCACCCATTACGATACAGCTTGTTGCGAGGCCATTCAAGGATGAGGAGCTACTAAACATGTCCGAGGTTGTGGATGGCGTGATCAATGCGTAG
- a CDS encoding kynureninase (similar to Neosartorya fischeri NRRL 181 XP_001267030.1) produces the protein MDLSSFVQRLRNGAAPKFPADANTLAFAQKLDAEDSLKHLRDEFVLPTKGSLKKKALNGSIPGQSTQNGTNGINGHSQDADKSCLYFVGNSLGAQPKAVREYLNAQLETWASIGVNGHFTTMENSPLTQWQDMAEDCAKKSCDLVGASAHEIVIMNTLTINLHVMMASFYKPDSKRHKIILEWKPFPSDHYAIESQIKWHGLDPEKSMIKIEPDENSIIPTEKILRTIDEHAEETALLLLPGIQYYSGQLFDMPKITAYAKERGIIVGWDLAHAAGNVELKLHDWDVDFACWCTYKYINAGPGAIAGAYVHERYGKVEWTDGSDAPSYRPRLSGWYGGDKSVRFNMDNTFVPTPGAAGYQVSNPSAIDLAALSGALSVFNKTCMHDLRSKALVLTAYAEYLLDQMVEETKSDASPVFTILTPRDPLQRGTQLSVLLREGLLEKVTQALEENAAICDKRKPNVIRVAPVPLYTRFEDVWAYMQVLRGALGL, from the exons ATGGATCTGTCCTCTTTTGTGCAGCGGCTACGGAATGGCGCCGCCCCCAAGTTCCCTGCTGATGCAAACACCCTTGCTTTTGCTCAAAAGCTCGATGCAGAGGATAGTCTGAAGCACCTGCGAGATGAATTTGTGCTTCCCACCAAGGGCTCATTAAAGAAGAAGGCCCTTAATGGTTCCATTCCAG GGCAATCTACTCAGAATGGCaccaatggcatcaatggccACTCACAAGATGCAGACAAGTCATGTCTCTATTTCGTTGGCAACTCTCTCGGTGCTCAGCCCAAAGCCGTCCGGGAGTACCTCAACGCCCAGCTAGAGACTTGGGCCTCTATCGGTGTCAATGGTCACTTTACTACCATGGAGAACTCCCCCTTAACACAATGGCAAGACATGGCAGAGGACTGTGCCAAAAAGTCCTGCGATCTTGTTGGAGCTTCAGCACATGAAATCGTCATCATGAACACCCTAACTATCAATTTGCATGTCATGATGGCCAGTTTCTATAAGCCTGATTCCAAGAGACACAAGATTATTCTCGAGTGGAAGCCATTCCCTAGTGACCACTACGCTATTGAGAGTCAAATTAAATGGCACGGCCTGGACCCTGAGAAGAGTATGATCAAGATTGAGCCCGACGAGAACAGCATAATTCCCACGGAAAAGATCCTCAGGACCATCGATGAGCACGCCGAGGAGACTGCCCTTCTGCTACTTCCCGGCATCCAATACTACTCTGGCCAGCTATTTGACATGCCTAAGATCACCGCCTACGCCAAGGAACGCGGCATCATTGTCGGTTGGGACCTAGCCCACGCCGCTGGCAATGTCGAGCTCAAGCTTCACGACTGGGACGTCGACTTTGCTTGCTGGTGCACATACAAGTACATCAATGCCGGTCCTGGCGCCATCGCCGGAGCCTACGTCCATGAAAGGTACGGCAAGGTCGAGTGGACAGACGGTTCTGATGCACCCTCATATCGTCCCCGCCTGTCGGGTTGGTACGGCGGCGACAAGAGCGTGCGCTTCAACATGGATAATACTTTCGTGCCAACACCCGGAGCTGCTGGCTACCAGGTTTCTAACCCCTCTGCCATCGACCTCGCAGCTCTTTCCGGCGCTCTATCAGTATTCAACAAGACATGTATGCATGACTTGCGGTCCAAGGCTCTTGTTCTGACGGCGTACGCCGAGTACCTACTGGACCAGATGGTtgaggaaacaaaaagcgATGCCTCTCCCGTCTTTACCATTCTCACACCCAGAGACCCTCTCCAGCGCGGCACGCAACTCAGTGTGCTGCTGAGAGAGGGCCTGCTAGAAAAGGTCACACAGGCTCTGGAGGAGAATGCTGCAATTTGCGACAAGCGCAAACCTAATGTTATTCGAGTTGCGCCTGTTCCCTTGTACACTCGGTTTGAAGATGTGTGGGCTTACATGCAGGTGTTGAGGGGGGCGCTGGGATTGTAA
- a CDS encoding indoleamine 2,3-dioxygenase (similar to Verticillium alfalfae VaMs.102 XP_003000472.1), whose protein sequence is MSPHAVLSGTTSDGKPSIDLSKFAVTQNAFLPATSPPTCLSDSYYEPWELIAQHLPALIESNRIRDSVNQLPVLSTDQLVSEQEWRRAYVVLAFMAHAYIWGGDKPEQILPPQITVPFLRVSSHLEVPPVLTYAGANLWNFSCSGTDFTNLDNLTLPISFTGSESESWFLLISVAMEAKAAGILQTMMAALEAVKTRDYDVITSALGELRRCIEGVGALLERMYEKCDPMVFYHKIRPFLAGSMNMEESGLPKGVFYDEGDGKGEWRQYRGGSNGQSSLIQFFDVVLGVEHHTHGKPGQKSFHTEVREYMPGPHKRFLVHVARMGSIRELALVEPAGVEQQRLREAYTAATDALSEFRNKHIKIVTRYIILPSKQPWTGGSRTNLASSSSSRKGEQGLMGTGGTQLIPFLRTSRDETKEAGRLARE, encoded by the exons ATGTCGCCACACGCCGTGTTATCAGGCACTACCAGCGATGGCAAGCCTTCAATAGACCTGAGCAAGTTTGCCGTCACTCAAAATGCCTTCCTACCGGCCACCAGTCCACCGACTTGTCTCTCCGATTCATACTACGAGCCCTGGGAACTCATTGCACAGCATCTTCCAGCCTTGATTGAGAGTAACCGTATTAGAGACTCCGTCAATCAACTTCCAGTACTTTCAACAGATCAGCTTGTCTCCGAGCAGGAATGGAGGAGAGCATACGTCGTGTTGGCTTTTATGGCACACGCATATATTTGGGGCGGTGACAAACCAGAGCAA ATCCTGCCACCACAGATCACAGTGCCCTTCCTGCGAGTATCGAGTCACCTTGAAGTACCTCCTGTCTTGACGTACGCAGGTGCCAACCTGTGGAATTTCTCCTGCTCCGGAACCGACTTTACCAACTTGGACAACTTGACGCTGCCCATTTCATTTACTGGGAGCGAATCCGAATCATGGTTTTTACTCATCAGCGTCGCCATGGAAGCCAAGGCCGCGGGAATTCTACAAACGATGATGGCTGCTCTGGAGGCTGTCAAGACCCGGGACTACGACGTCATCACATCTGCCCTTGGTGAACTGCGCCGTTGTATTGAGGGTGTCGGTGCCCTCCTAGAACGAATGTACGAAAAGTGCGACCCCATGGTCTTTTATCACAAGATCCGACCCTTCTTGGCCGGAAGCATGAACATGGAAGAATCTGGCCTCCCCAAGGGCGTCTTTTACGACGAAGGAGACGGAAAGGGAGAGTGGCGACAGTACCGCGGTGGAAGTAATGGGCAGAGTTCCCTGATCCAGTTCTTTGATGTGGTGCTGGGTGTTGAGCACCACACCCACGGCAAGCCCGGACAGAAGAGCTTTCACACAGAAGTGAGGGAGTACATGCCCGGACCTCATAAGCGCTTCCTGGTGCATGTCGCAAGGATGGGGAGCATCCGCGAGCTGGCTCTCGTGGAGCCCGCCGGGGTAGAGCAACAGAGACTTCGGGAGGCATACACCGCTGCCACAGATGCGTTGAGCGAGTTTCGAAACAAGCACATTAAAATTGTGACGAGATATATAATCTTGCCGTCGAAACAGCCCTGGACGGGAGGATCGCGGACCAACTTGGcgagttcatcatcatcacggAAGGGTGAACAGGGTCTTATGGGAACTGGTGGTACGCAATTAATCCCCTTTTTGAGGACGTCGAGAGATGAGACGAAAGAGGCGGGGAGGTTGGCAAGGGAGTAA